The DNA window TTCCAACCAAAAGCACGAACTGGTCGGATACATGTGTTCGAACTCGGTTTGGAGGGACGGAAAACTCGAAGTCGAGCTTCATGAGTTCTTTGATTTGATGCTAAATACCGTGATTTCGGAGCTTCCGAAAGAAGAGCCGGAGGAGGAAAAACGGCTCGTTTTTGTCAAATCTGTAGAGTGGTGGAGATGATGGGGCTCGAACCCACGACCTGTTCGTTGCGAACGAACCGCTCTCCCAGCTGAGCTACATCCCCGGATGAGAACAAGCAGTTTACCGCCGGCGGGCCTAATGAATCCCTGTGGGCGGGCCGACCCTCCAATTGGGCGGGTATCTTATGCGTTCGCCCGAGTGGGGGCTTAGCTCAGTTGGGAGAGCACCTGCCTTGCATGCAGGGGGTCAGGGGTTCGAGTCCCCTAGCCTCCACCACTCATTTCGATGGATCCTGCCTGATGGCGACCGGCACATAGCCGACCTCCAATCCCTTCGGAGGCTTTACCAACAGCGCGGGGTCAAGCGACGCGATTTTCCCGGCCGATGGCGGCGCCATATAGTTTTTTTCGGGAGTCCAATGACGGTGTATCTGCTCGACCAGTCGTTGTAAATCGGCCTTCTCGGTTACCGACAGCCCAGAATTCTGCATCGCGGGTTGATCCACAAACCGGTACCAGCTGTAAGTCACCACGCTCCCATCCGACAAAGTCGCCCGCATGGGGGGAGAGGCAGGACCAGGAGTAGCCCAAACCCCTTGGCCGCCATCTGATGGAAGGTAGCTCCGCGTCAAATCGGGTGAAGAAAAAATAACCGCGCCAAGGCCGGTATTTTCTGGAACTGCCTCTTGCTTGACGGCTTCGAACCCATTACCGGTCCGGCGGAAATACGCCGGGAATCCAGCCCGATAAAGCCCTTTCCCCCACGGCGAAAACGTCCCCGGCTTCCATTGCAAGCCAAAAGTGTAGGGATCGAGAGAGGCCGATTCGACCCACGACTCCACCCTGCTGACCGGTTGCTGGGGCCCCATGTCCAACCTGATCGGATTGGCCCGGAGCTTTTGGATCCGCGCCCCTTTGCCGTCGAAGGCGCCGCTCGGGATCGGGCCGCCGGCCATCCAGCCCTCCACCTGGTTCCACAAGGCCGACTTGGAATAGGCCGTCAAATTGTGGATGAGGACGGTCTTGCCGTCCTTGTCCGCCGGGAACTGGAGTTGGGGAATTTTGGCATAGCGGTCGCCGGCCACCGAATCGGCCACAAACTTTGGCACCGTGTTGATTTCAATGGCCCCGCTCCCCGCAAAACCGGGCAACGCATCCAAACCGCGCCCGACGGCCGGCGCATACCCGGCCGACATCTTCGACCACGCCGTTGGCAAATAGAAGGCCACCGGACCTCTGAAATTTGAGGTGTTGAAAAAGAGAGTCCAGCACTGGTTGCCGGTCTTGACCGGAACCTCCCGGGGGGCCACCAGCGGCAGGGCCATCCACGCGTAGCCCAGTAGCTCGCCCTTCGTCCTTTGAGAAAGGGTGACCCCATCAGGAGGGATCAGCATATGGGGGCTGAGTTGGACAATCCCCATCCATTCTGCCGGCAGGGCGCGGCCATAAAAATCCCAGCCGGGGGTCGATAGCTCGTGGTTGTAGCCGTCGACCGTGCCGTTGATTCGGAACTTGGCCGTGGGGGCGAGATAGCGGTTGCTTCCCCAAAACCCTAAACCACCCTCTATGGTCTGGAAGACCGTCCAAAAACTGGGGCCACGTTCCGGCATGGAATCCCGCGCTACCGTCCCCTTTGGCACAAGCGGTTCTTTGAAATTACGGTTGTCGGGCAGGATCCAGGTCGAAGCCAAGCCGATTTGGAATCCAGAAACGGGCTTTTCGGTCAACGGCCAAGCCGCAGAATAAAGGCTAACTCCAAAGCCGTACCCATCCGGCGTTTCTTCCGCAGTCGCATTGATGTACCCATGCAGACCCGATCGTTCGAGTTTGGGGAGTTCGGCTGGCAGCAACGCAACGAGCGCGGGGAGCATCGGCAAAGGTTACCGGCGGAGCCGGATTGGGATCTCCCTCATCTGGAATTTCCCAACCCGGATCCCTCACTTACCGCCTTAGGCAGCCACAGATGGATGCCGTCGCTCATGGCGGACCGATGCCACAATGGCAACCGCCAGGATTGACGCGATGATGGCCAGCGACCAGACAACCGGGAACTTGGGCCAATCGACAAACACCGCTTTCTCCAAATACCCATAGATCATCTTGCCCCCGACAAACACCAGGATCGCCGCGAGGCCATAGCCCAAGAACTTGAACATCTGCATCAATCCCGCCAGTGCAAAGAACAAGGCGCGGAGACCCAAGATGGCAAACACGTTGGACGTGAACACCAAGAACGGGTCGGATGTGATGGCAAAGATCGCTGGGATGGAATCAACGGCAAAAACGACGTCGGTGAACTCGATCACCAAAAGCACGACGAACAAAGGGGTGGCCCACAGCTTGCCGTTGATCCGGGTGAAGAACTTCTGGCCGACATAGTCGTCGGTCACCGGCAAAATCCGCCTCAATCCCCGGACAAGCGGGTTCTTTTCAGGGTCGATTTTCTTGTCTTTGGCCAGGGCCATCTTGACCCCCGTCAAGATCAGGAACCCGCCGAAGAGGATCATCATCCAGAAGAACCGTTCCAAAAGGGCAGATCCGGCGGCAATGAAAACCGCGCGGAACAGCAGGGCCCCCAAAATCCCCCAGAACAACACCCGGTGCTGATACTTGTCGGGAACCGCAAAATAGCCGAACACCAACACGAACACAAAGATGTTGTCGATGCTCAGAGCCTTTTCAACCAAGAAGCCGGCCAAAAAGGCCAATCCAGCCTCCTGGTTGCTAAGTGCGCTCCCCGGTTGGATCTTGTCCCAAGCCATGAATATCCCGGCATTAAAAGCCAAAGCAAGGGCGACCCACACAGCCGTCCAGCCGAGTGCCTCCTTCATTTCCACCTTGTGCGCCTTGCGGTGAAAGACCCCTAGGTCAAGGGCCAACATCAAGGCGACAAACCCAAGGAAGGATCCCCAAATCCAGATTGGGATGTTGGCAATCAGCATCAGAAGTCGAACAACTCCCCGAGCAGACCGCCCTTCTTCTTGCCCGGCTTGTGATGCCGGCTGCGGTCAAAACCGCGGTCGTCGTCGTCCCAGTCCCGGTGTTGGGGGCGGGCCTCCGCTTCCAAGTTCCGCTCGATGATTTTGTCGAGTTCCCCTCGGTCGAGCCAAACACCCCGGCACTGCGGGCAGTAATCGATCTCAATCCGCTGGCGCTCGGCCAGCAAAAGTTCCGTGTTGCATTTCGGGCACGTCATCGTTTTCTCCACTGAGACCACTTGCCCGGCAACAAAAAACCTCCACTGCCAGGCAGTGAAGGTCTCGCTTTTGCCGGTTGGCTCCGGCCCGAATGGGCGTGATGACGAATCCAACCACCCGGACGCACCGGGTTGCTACTCCCCTTCAGGGACTCTCCCTGCTAAACGCAATCTGTTGCCAAAACGTTTCCCGGTCCCACCAGATTCTTGGGCCTCACTTGATCCCGCTCATCTGGATGCCCCGCACAAACCATCTTTGGGCCAAAACAAACACTACGACCATCGGCATGAGTGTGACCACGGCCGCGGCCATTTGCAGAGGCCAGTTAGTGGCCCCGTAGCTGTTCTTGAAAATTGACAAACCCACTTCCAGGGTTCGCATCCGCATGGAGTTGGTGGCCAGCAACGGCCAGAAAAAATCTGTCCAAACGGCAAAGAAGGTGAACGCCGCCGCAGTGGCCAGCGCGGGCTTGCACAGAGGCATCACGACCTGGGCATAAATGCGCAAATGTCCCGCCCCGTCGATCTGGGAAGCCTCGTCCAGTTCGCGCGGGATCCCCACCATGAACTGGCGGAGCAAGAACACGTTGAAAGCGCTGGAGAGCCCCGGCACGACCAATGCCGCATAGGTGTCCAACCAGTGCAGATCCCGCATCAACAGATAAACCGGGATCTGGGTCACAACACCGGCAAACATCATCGAAGCGACAAAGAGGAAAAACACGGCATCGGCGCCCGGGAACCGGATCCGCGCCAAACCATAAGCCGCCAACGAACATACCACCAACTGCCCCGACACCACACAGACGGCGACGAACACCGAATTCAGCGCGAACCGGGCCACCGGCACTTCCGAATTCGTCAGCACAAGCCAATAGTTCTGCCACTGGGCGTGCGCGGGAATCAATTCGCCGTAATCCGGGATCGGGGCCCTGGTGGGATGCAAGCTGACCAAGACCATCCAGGCAAAGGGGGCAACAAGGAATGCCGCCAATGCAATCAGTGCCGCATATGCCAGCGCCCGGCGCATCAAAACACCCCCTCGGACTGCCGCCAAACCGTCCGCATCGGAATGAGGCTAAGCAACAACACCACTCCGAACAAAATCACCGACATCGCGCTGGCCTCACCGATTTGGAACCGCTCCCAAGCCGCCGAATAGATGTGATAACCCACCACGTCCGTCGTCCCTTCCGGGCCGCCCTTGGTCATCATGTAAATCGGGGTGAACACCTGCATGGCCCCGATCGTCCCGGTGAGCCCGACAAAAAACGTCGTTGGGGACAGCAGCGGCAAAGTCACCCGCGAGAACTGCTGCCAAGGACTGGCGCCATCCAGCTGGGCGGCCTCGTAAAAGGATTCCGGGATGTTCAGCAATCCCGAGACATAAAGGATCATCCGCGGACCAAGGCCAACCCAAATCCCCATGAACACCAACGCCGCCATCGCCCACCCCGGCGCACTCAGAAAGTCGGTGCCGTCCGGCAACCCCATCCAACCAAGGATCGCGTTCACCAGGCCTTTCTTGGGCAGGTAAATGTAAATCCAAACCATGGCGATGGCGACTTGGCTGCAAACCGCCGGCAGATAAAAAACCGTCCGGAAAAACGTGATGCCCTTCAGCCTTTGCGAGACCAACAGGGCCACCCCCAGCGCCACCGCCATCCCCAAGGGGACACTCGCCGCCGTGTAAACAAAGCTATTCATCAACGAACGCAAAAATTGGCCGTCATCGAATATCCGGGCAAAATTGCCGGTTCCGGCAAACCTCGGTCCACCCTTCAAGATGTTCCAATCGGTAAACGACAGGATGACGGCATAGGCGATGGGGCCGATCGCAAAAACTGCCAGGTGAATCAGGGCCGGTGCCACAAAGAGCCAACCGGTGCGCCGGGACTTCATGTCTTTCCCAATTGCCGGTCCACCCGCACGGCGAATTCGTGGAGGGCAGACCGGGTATCCCGGCCACTTTTGAGGATCCCATCCATGGCCTTTTGCCCTTCTGATTCCACAAAGTCGTAACCTTCGATGCTGGCCCCCCATGGCATCCGGCCCGACGGCACGATTTTCAAGAACTCCATTTCCAGATTGGTGTTGGCCCGTTCGCGGGCGATGTCTTTCCGCGCACAGATCCCCACGCCGCTGGACTGCACTTTCCGCTGGACCGGCTGGCTGGTGTAGTACTTGACAAATTCCCAGGCCAATCTTGGCTGCCGGCAATGTTTGCCAATCGCCCACCCAGATTCATAGATCACGGTCACCGGCTTCTGGCCCGGCTCTTTCACCGGGATCGGCGCGACCCCGATTTCCGACAGTTTGATTTTTGGGGCGTTGGCCAACCCGGTCAAGTTCCAATGGCCGCTCGTTTCCATCGCCGCCTCGGCATTTGCAAAAGGGGCCGCCCCCTCCGCCGCCATTTGGCTGAGCGAGGGCGCGACTTGGTGGCGGACGATCAAATCGCGCAACCAATCGACGGCGGCAACGGTCTTTGGCGAATCCGCCACCCCCACCGCCCGGCCATCCGGACCAAGCACGTCCCCGCCCCCGTTCCACACCCAGGGCAGCCATCCCGGCATCCAATTCCCAAATGTGTAGCCGAACTTGCCATCCCGGGTCAAAGCCTTGGCAGACCGCAAAAATTCGGCCCACGTCCATCCCGCCTTGGGGTAGCCGACCCCGGCTTCATCAAACAGCCGCTTGTTGTAGTAAACGACGAGCGGGGTGAAATCGACGGGAATCGCGTACACGGCATCGCCGCGACGGGCGATCTCCACTGTGTTCGGGAAAAACTCGTCCAAGTCGATTCCGTCCGGGCCCGCAATGTCGGTCGAGAGATCCCGTAGAACGCCGTTCTCGATGAACACCGCCGCGCTGCTGGCATCCAGGCGGATCACATCGGGTTCGGCCCCCGCCACAAAACTCAAGAGGAGTTTGCGGACATATTCTTGGCTACCGGGGATGTTCTCCATTTGAACCTCCACCCCGGGATGGAGGCGTTCGAACTCCTCGATCACCTCCCGCTCGATCCGGGCCGAATCGCTGTCGTCCCCCACGGCGTTCCAAACCGCGATCCGCAGCACCGTCTTAGGCTGCCCGGCGGGCTGGCACCCGGCAAGGCAAAGCACCAAGGCGACCGCCCCCCACTTGGGCCACGTTGCCTCCACACGGCCACTATACCGATCCACCTCAGTCAAAATGGCGATGCCATGCCCTTGCAGTGGACGGTTGATTACGGCAACGGGGCGATCCCCGTGGAACTCCCCCATGTTTGGCACCTGCAGGTGCCGATCACGTGGGAAGGGCCGGCAATTTACCGGGCTACAGCCAAGGTGGATCCCGATACACCAATACTCCTTTTCCACGGGGCGAGCTACCTGGCCGAAGTCTTTGTCGAGAGCGAACCAGTGGCCGACCATCGGGGGATTTGGGACGCCTTCACCGTCGATCTGACCCCATGGGCTAACCAACAGGTCGAAATCGAGGTCCGGATCACCAAAAATGGGGGCCGCCGGTTCCCGGTCAGGGATGTCGCCTCCGGATTCATCCCCTACGTCTTCCACACCTTTGGCGGACTGTTCCGGCCGGTCGAATTCGTAGGGCCGGGGTTCCAACTGCAAAAAGATGCGGCCCCGACCGGGGTCACCGTGGACAACGGGAGGATCCATATCAACGGCAAGCCGTTTTATGCCCGGGGCATCTTGACTTGGGGCTGGTATCCCCAATCCACCAACCCCCATGCCGACTTGGCAACCGTCCAGGCCGAGGCCGACCACATTCAGGACGCTGGCTTCAACCTAGTCAAATTCTGCCTCTGGCTCCCACCGCACCATTACCTGGAAGAACTCCATCGGCGCGGGATCTGGGCTTGGATCGAACTGCCGGTCTGGCTACCCAACCCAGATGCAACATGCCTCCACCAAATGGAGGAGGAATGCTTGCGGATTGTCGCCCAATACCGGCACCACCCAAACATTTTGGCATGGACGGCCGGTTGTGAACTCAGCGAGGGCATCGACCCCCAATGGCGCAAAGGGTTGGTCGAGAAAATTCAAGTTCTGACGGGGCATCCGCTGGTCAAAGACAATTCGGGCGGTGCAGAGATGTATGGCGGCCACCCGGATGAATTCGGCACGTTTGAAGATTTCCACCCCTATTGCGAACCAATGGACTACCCCGGCGTATTGGCTTCCCTCGCTCCCGGACCGCGTCCCACGATGCCGGCCCTGCTGGGGGAGTTCAACGACTACGACCTCTTCCGCCCGCTCCACCAATGGGTGGATGACTGTCCTTATTGGGCCAGCGGGGATCCGCAACTCAACGACCAGGGGGTGAGGTGGCAACATGATCTGCCGGCCATCATCGCGAAATGCCGGGATTCGGAACTCGGCGAATGGCTAAAGCGACATGGCAACGAACTGTCCCTCAACTCGCAACTCCAATCCATATGGATGCGCCAGCGCGCCTTTGACGCCACCCGCCTCCAGCCTTGGATCGATGGATGGGTGCTCACCGGTCTCCGGCACACCCCGATTTCCAGCGCGGGGATTTGGGATGACGGCGGTGAGCCAGCCTATCCGGTGCAAACCCTGCGCCAATGGACAGCCGATACGTCGCTTCTGCTCTTCCCGCGCCGGACTCCGCCTTGGGTCAATGGCGGAAACCGGGTGGGCTTTGAACCCGCGACCGTCCGGTTTGCTGGCAATTGCCGGTTCCATGCAGCCGTCCACAGTGTCGTTGAGCTCGAATCCACCTTAAGGTGGAAGATCGATGGCATTGGTAGCGGGGAATGCGCGACCACCCGGGTCAGGGCACTCGAAACTGTCGAAGTTGGCTCCTTCACCGCCGAACTCCCGGCTGGCCGGCACCGCTTGGAACTCTCGTTTGGCGACGCCGTCCGGGAATTCCCGATCCATGTCACCACTCCGCTCGACCGGTTTGATTTGAGCGTCACGCACACGCCCATGGCCACGCTTTCCCGGCCGTTCTTCCGCGAGGCCTGCCTGCAGTACCAACACCCCGCGTGGGCCGAACACGGGTGGCAAAACGACTTTGACCGGCTTGCGTTGGTCGCCTCAGACCAAGCCATCGACCCCCGCTGCCTACCCCAAGACGCAGAAATCCTGCTCACGCGGCTCGATACCCGCACATTTGAACGACTGCCCCTCGCCGCCCGCATCGGAGACCGTTTCGTGACAACACTGTTGCCTGGCTGCCCGCGCGGCGACCAACCGCCCGACCCATCCAAAAACCCCGCCGCCCACGACTTTTTGCGACTAGCCCAAAGGATCTTGGAATCGGAGTAACCTCACCACCATGACGTTCGAAGAAGCGATGGCCCGCCTGGAAAGCCTAGGGTCCGACAAAGTCAAAAAACTCAATATCCGCAACGGGGCCGGAGGTGACCAATTCGGGGTCAAACTGGGCGATATCCGCAACCTTGCTAAGGAAATCAAATCCGACCACACCCTAGCCCTCCAACTTTGGGATTCGGGCAACCTCGATGCCCGACTTCTTGGCCTGCTCGTGATGACGCCCAAACAAATCTCGGCCGAGCAACTCGATGAAATGGTTAAAGACGCCGGAAACGACCAAACCGCGGACTGGCTGATGACCAACATCGTCAAAAACCACCCGGCCGCGGAAGGGTTCCGCGAGCAATGGATGGCCGACCCGAACCCTTATGCCCGGCGGGCCGGGTGGAGCCTCACAACCCGGGGGGTCGCCAAACTTACCGACCCGGGTGCGCTCACCGCCCTCCTCGACCGGATCGAACGCGAGGCGCCAACGGCCCCCGCCCCCGCCCAATGGACGATGAACTATTGCCTCGCGGAAATCGGGATTACGTCACCAGAGCACCGCGACCGAGCCATCGCACTCGGCGAGCAACTCGGGATGTTCCGGGACTACCCGGTCTCAAAGGGCTGCGTCTCGCCCTATGCCCCTATTTGGATCGCTGAAATGGTCAGGCGAAAAAGCTGAGCCGACAAAAGCCATAATCCCTGCTATGGACAATTTGCCCGGGTGGGAGCCAACGCCCCTCGTCAAGGTTGACGGCATCTATGCCAAGGTCGAAATGGTCAACCCGTGTGGCAGCATTAAAGACCGCATTGCCCATTACATCATCTCGAGGAGCATGGAAACCGGGTGCCTGAAGCCCGGGATGGGGCTGATTGAAGCCACAAGCGGCAACACCGGCATCGCCCTCGCCTATTACGGCCAAAAGTATGGGTTCCCCGTGACCATTGTCATGCCCGAACACATGACGGAAGAGCGCAAGCAAATCATCCGCTCATTCGGGGCCGAACTCATCCTGTGTTCGCAAGAAGGCAGCTTTGCCGAAGCTGCCGAAATCCGCGACCGGATGGCCGCCGAGAATCCTGGCCTGTATTGCACCGACCAATTCAGCAACCCCCTCAATGTTGAATGCCACGAGCGCACCACCGGCCAAGAGCTTGCCACCCAAGTGCCGGGGCAGATCGACGCTTTTGTGGCGGGGGTAGGGACGGGGGGCACACTCATCGGGGTCGGCAACCGGCTGAGGCGCGACAACCCCCAAATCCACCTTGCCGCCGTGGAGCCCAAACAGGCGGCCGTCATGTCCGGGGGGCCGGAAAACAGTTCCCACCGGATTTTCGGCATCGGCGACGGGTTCATCCCCGCCATTGCCGGAGACGGCGAAGGGGGACTCCACCCCATGATCGACGAAGTCATCGTCATCTCCGATTGCGAAGCCTTGGATGCCGCCAAATACTTGGCCCGGGAACATGGGCTGCACGTCGGTATTTCCAGCGGGGCCAACTTCCTTGCCGCCAAAAAACTCCAAGACCGGTTCAACACCGTGGCCACCGTCTTTTCCGACGGGGCCCGCAAGTACCTCAGCCACGGTCTCACCCTCTGCGACCCAGACACATGCCAGTTCGCCGAACTCTGCGCCCGCTGTGTGATCGACAGGGCCGACGGCTGAAATGCCCGAA is part of the Armatimonadota bacterium genome and encodes:
- a CDS encoding TerC family protein, which codes for MLIANIPIWIWGSFLGFVALMLALDLGVFHRKAHKVEMKEALGWTAVWVALALAFNAGIFMAWDKIQPGSALSNQEAGLAFLAGFLVEKALSIDNIFVFVLVFGYFAVPDKYQHRVLFWGILGALLFRAVFIAAGSALLERFFWMMILFGGFLILTGVKMALAKDKKIDPEKNPLVRGLRRILPVTDDYVGQKFFTRINGKLWATPLFVVLLVIEFTDVVFAVDSIPAIFAITSDPFLVFTSNVFAILGLRALFFALAGLMQMFKFLGYGLAAILVFVGGKMIYGYLEKAVFVDWPKFPVVWSLAIIASILAVAIVASVRHERRHPSVAA
- a CDS encoding zf-TFIIB domain-containing protein, with amino-acid sequence MTCPKCNTELLLAERQRIEIDYCPQCRGVWLDRGELDKIIERNLEAEARPQHRDWDDDDRGFDRSRHHKPGKKKGGLLGELFDF
- a CDS encoding carbohydrate ABC transporter permease, which codes for MRRALAYAALIALAAFLVAPFAWMVLVSLHPTRAPIPDYGELIPAHAQWQNYWLVLTNSEVPVARFALNSVFVAVCVVSGQLVVCSLAAYGLARIRFPGADAVFFLFVASMMFAGVVTQIPVYLLMRDLHWLDTYAALVVPGLSSAFNVFLLRQFMVGIPRELDEASQIDGAGHLRIYAQVVMPLCKPALATAAAFTFFAVWTDFFWPLLATNSMRMRTLEVGLSIFKNSYGATNWPLQMAAAVVTLMPMVVVFVLAQRWFVRGIQMSGIK
- a CDS encoding sugar ABC transporter permease — its product is MKSRRTGWLFVAPALIHLAVFAIGPIAYAVILSFTDWNILKGGPRFAGTGNFARIFDDGQFLRSLMNSFVYTAASVPLGMAVALGVALLVSQRLKGITFFRTVFYLPAVCSQVAIAMVWIYIYLPKKGLVNAILGWMGLPDGTDFLSAPGWAMAALVFMGIWVGLGPRMILYVSGLLNIPESFYEAAQLDGASPWQQFSRVTLPLLSPTTFFVGLTGTIGAMQVFTPIYMMTKGGPEGTTDVVGYHIYSAAWERFQIGEASAMSVILFGVVLLLSLIPMRTVWRQSEGVF
- a CDS encoding sugar ABC transporter substrate-binding protein; amino-acid sequence: MEATWPKWGAVALVLCLAGCQPAGQPKTVLRIAVWNAVGDDSDSARIEREVIEEFERLHPGVEVQMENIPGSQEYVRKLLLSFVAGAEPDVIRLDASSAAVFIENGVLRDLSTDIAGPDGIDLDEFFPNTVEIARRGDAVYAIPVDFTPLVVYYNKRLFDEAGVGYPKAGWTWAEFLRSAKALTRDGKFGYTFGNWMPGWLPWVWNGGGDVLGPDGRAVGVADSPKTVAAVDWLRDLIVRHQVAPSLSQMAAEGAAPFANAEAAMETSGHWNLTGLANAPKIKLSEIGVAPIPVKEPGQKPVTVIYESGWAIGKHCRQPRLAWEFVKYYTSQPVQRKVQSSGVGICARKDIARERANTNLEMEFLKIVPSGRMPWGASIEGYDFVESEGQKAMDGILKSGRDTRSALHEFAVRVDRQLGKT
- a CDS encoding DNA alkylation repair protein; translation: MTFEEAMARLESLGSDKVKKLNIRNGAGGDQFGVKLGDIRNLAKEIKSDHTLALQLWDSGNLDARLLGLLVMTPKQISAEQLDEMVKDAGNDQTADWLMTNIVKNHPAAEGFREQWMADPNPYARRAGWSLTTRGVAKLTDPGALTALLDRIEREAPTAPAPAQWTMNYCLAEIGITSPEHRDRAIALGEQLGMFRDYPVSKGCVSPYAPIWIAEMVRRKS
- a CDS encoding cysteine synthase family protein is translated as MDNLPGWEPTPLVKVDGIYAKVEMVNPCGSIKDRIAHYIISRSMETGCLKPGMGLIEATSGNTGIALAYYGQKYGFPVTIVMPEHMTEERKQIIRSFGAELILCSQEGSFAEAAEIRDRMAAENPGLYCTDQFSNPLNVECHERTTGQELATQVPGQIDAFVAGVGTGGTLIGVGNRLRRDNPQIHLAAVEPKQAAVMSGGPENSSHRIFGIGDGFIPAIAGDGEGGLHPMIDEVIVISDCEALDAAKYLAREHGLHVGISSGANFLAAKKLQDRFNTVATVFSDGARKYLSHGLTLCDPDTCQFAELCARCVIDRADG